In Jatrophihabitans endophyticus, one DNA window encodes the following:
- a CDS encoding MCE family protein, translated as MLARTTKFQVLAFAVIAVIGVAYLGVRYVGVARWVGAAGYTVRVDLPAAGGIFSNAEITYRGVAVGRVGDMRLTRTGIQVDADITADDDIPADVEAVVANRSVIGEQYLDLRPRRQTGPYLRDGSVIHARDTALPPPVEDVLLSTDRFARSVPLGSLQTVVDELYLATQGSGQDLQSLITTSKQFFGAADHALPQTIDLITTSKTVLASQQRESQSIKTFGANLARIGAQLRRSDGDIRTVLGRAQSSLAQANALIDDIKGSAHGLLSNLLTTSQVFLANKDGLRELLVKLPVAVTAGGSVITPNGINVGLVPTFFDPLPCTAGYGGTTPRTGLDTTGNPALNLRAGCRAAGSDQVVRGSRNAPGGR; from the coding sequence ATGCTGGCCCGCACCACCAAGTTCCAGGTGCTCGCGTTCGCGGTGATCGCCGTGATCGGCGTGGCCTACCTCGGCGTGCGCTACGTGGGGGTCGCGCGCTGGGTCGGCGCGGCCGGCTACACGGTGCGCGTCGACCTGCCGGCCGCCGGCGGCATCTTCAGCAACGCCGAGATCACCTACCGCGGCGTGGCCGTGGGGCGCGTCGGCGACATGCGGCTGACCCGCACCGGCATCCAGGTCGACGCCGACATCACCGCCGACGACGACATCCCCGCCGACGTCGAGGCAGTCGTGGCCAACCGGTCCGTCATCGGCGAGCAGTACCTCGACCTGCGGCCCCGCCGCCAGACCGGCCCGTACCTGCGCGACGGCAGCGTCATCCACGCCCGCGACACCGCGCTGCCGCCGCCGGTCGAGGACGTCCTGCTCAGCACCGACCGCTTCGCCCGCTCCGTCCCGCTCGGCTCGCTGCAGACCGTCGTGGACGAGCTCTACCTCGCCACCCAGGGCTCGGGGCAGGACCTGCAGTCGCTCATCACCACCAGCAAGCAGTTCTTCGGCGCCGCCGACCACGCATTGCCGCAGACGATCGACCTGATCACGACGTCGAAGACCGTGCTGGCCTCGCAACAGCGCGAGTCGCAGTCGATCAAGACGTTCGGCGCGAACCTCGCCCGGATCGGCGCGCAGCTGCGCCGTTCCGACGGTGACATCCGTACCGTGCTCGGCCGGGCGCAGTCCTCGCTGGCGCAGGCCAACGCCCTGATCGACGACATCAAGGGCTCGGCCCACGGGTTGCTCAGCAACCTGCTGACCACCTCGCAGGTCTTCCTCGCCAACAAGGACGGGCTGCGCGAGCTGCTGGTCAAGCTCCCGGTCGCGGTCACCGCCGGCGGTTCGGTGATCACCCCGAACGGCATCAACGTCGGTCTCGTCCCGACCTTCTTCGACCCGCTGCCCTGCACCGCCGGCTACGGCGGCACCACCCCGCGCACCGGCCTCGACACCACCGGCAACCCCGCGCTCAACCTGCGGGCCGGCTGCCGCGCCGCCGGATCGGACCAGGTCGTGCGGGGTAGCCGGAACGCCCCCGGAGGCCGATGA
- a CDS encoding UvrD-helicase domain-containing protein — translation MTATHTGPEAGLDTGLDTAIDAVELSRLLGLPHPPTPEQAAVIESGLDPAVVVAGAGSGKTETMAARVVWLIANRVVAPDAVLGLTFTRKAAAELSKRIRQRLAQWRRVVEREVGASPSADPALREHLAALLAGEPTVLTYAAYAGRLVTEYAVRLGAEPGARLISPAVAWQLADTVSRRHASLPDDIGAPSSVPQYVLSLAGQLADHLTSADEVERFCADTVAWFDTLPPGPRITSQYPGSTAGLVSALRHRQALVPLLRAFAAAKAALPAVDFADQMTVAAAVARLPEVQQSERGRYRAVLLDEYQDTGHAQVETLRALFGDGHPVTAVGDPFQSIYGWRGASSGTMHAFPAAFPQRDGEPAHVFHLATSFRNDRAVLDAANAVAGPLRTLGAAVSVELRAAGHAGAGTVAVTRTETVEDEATWVATRLRETWDAMPAGGRTAAVLVRRRSQIPLLADAVQSAGLPVEIVGLGGLLTTPEVADVVATLRVLVHHDAGTALARLLTGARWRIGPRDLAALNRRARLLSRPDPGTRAAAVQGDLFGAVPDDSSDDVPDDDVPPVPQLEPVGIVEALDDLGPADAYSAEGHRRLTALAEELRRLRARVAGPLPDLVADVERTIGVDVEVAARPDRRQVLRAHLDRLLDEAADFANEADEVTLTAFLAYLAAAEEEEHGLAAGEVVVESERVQVLTVHGAKGLEWDVVAVPGLADSIFPAEPRAIDWTKTRQELPIPLRGDRRDLPPLELRTAETRKDVRDLVDEHHHGLRERHALEERRLAYVAFTRARHVLLAATYAWDATQGERVPSAFVQELRPLAEVDGWFEADPAAVNPLIAEPRTSQWPLDPLGPYPGDRGAGRRASVAAGAGLVDAARRGELAVAAHPDGVAAEWHEDVDRLLRERAALARGGTVDVALPEQLSVSQLVELRADPDDLARRLHRPLPRPPAPLARRGTAFHTWLEQRWDHQSLLDIDELPGAADEGSDDTDFVELRDRFEASRWADRTPAHVEVPFEMALDGCVVRGRMDAVFRSDDPADDPAADGPGSWIVVDWKTGHRPSGAAAAAAAVQLAAYRLAWARLRGIPDDEIARVRAAFHYVRDDVTVEPSALLDADGLRALLRGA, via the coding sequence GTGACGGCGACACACACCGGGCCGGAGGCCGGGCTCGACACCGGGCTCGACACCGCGATCGACGCCGTCGAGCTCAGCCGGCTGCTCGGCCTGCCGCACCCGCCGACGCCGGAGCAGGCCGCGGTGATCGAGTCGGGGCTCGACCCCGCGGTCGTGGTCGCCGGGGCGGGTTCGGGCAAGACCGAGACCATGGCCGCGCGTGTGGTGTGGCTGATCGCCAACCGAGTGGTGGCACCCGACGCCGTGCTGGGCCTCACCTTCACCCGCAAGGCCGCCGCCGAGCTGAGCAAGCGCATCCGACAGCGCCTCGCCCAGTGGCGCCGCGTGGTCGAGCGCGAGGTCGGCGCGTCACCGTCGGCGGACCCGGCGCTGCGCGAGCACCTGGCGGCGCTCCTCGCCGGCGAGCCCACCGTGCTCACCTACGCCGCGTACGCCGGCCGGCTGGTCACCGAATACGCGGTGCGCCTCGGTGCCGAACCGGGAGCCCGATTGATCTCGCCGGCCGTCGCCTGGCAGCTGGCCGACACCGTGTCGCGGCGGCACGCATCCCTGCCCGACGACATCGGCGCCCCGTCCAGCGTGCCGCAGTACGTGCTCTCGCTCGCCGGCCAGTTGGCCGACCACCTCACGTCGGCCGACGAGGTGGAGCGGTTCTGCGCCGACACCGTGGCCTGGTTCGACACCTTGCCGCCCGGCCCGCGCATCACCTCGCAGTACCCGGGCTCGACCGCCGGGCTGGTGTCCGCGCTGCGGCACCGGCAGGCCCTGGTCCCGCTGCTGCGCGCCTTCGCCGCGGCCAAGGCGGCGCTGCCGGCCGTCGACTTCGCCGATCAGATGACCGTCGCCGCCGCGGTCGCCCGGTTGCCCGAGGTACAGCAGTCAGAACGTGGCCGCTACCGTGCCGTGCTGCTCGACGAGTACCAGGACACCGGTCACGCGCAGGTCGAGACGTTGCGTGCGCTGTTCGGCGACGGGCATCCGGTCACTGCGGTCGGCGACCCGTTCCAGTCGATCTACGGCTGGCGCGGCGCCAGCTCGGGCACCATGCACGCCTTCCCGGCCGCCTTCCCGCAACGCGACGGCGAGCCCGCCCACGTCTTCCACCTCGCCACGAGCTTTCGCAACGACCGGGCCGTCCTCGACGCCGCGAACGCCGTCGCCGGGCCCTTGCGCACGCTGGGCGCGGCGGTGTCGGTCGAGCTCCGGGCCGCCGGGCACGCCGGTGCGGGCACCGTCGCGGTCACCCGCACCGAGACCGTCGAGGACGAGGCGACCTGGGTCGCGACCCGGTTGCGCGAGACGTGGGACGCGATGCCCGCCGGTGGGCGCACCGCGGCCGTGCTGGTGCGGCGCCGTTCGCAGATCCCGCTGCTGGCCGACGCGGTGCAGTCGGCGGGGCTGCCGGTCGAGATCGTGGGTCTCGGCGGGCTGCTCACCACACCCGAGGTCGCCGACGTCGTCGCCACGCTGCGGGTGCTGGTCCACCACGACGCGGGCACCGCGCTCGCCCGCCTGCTCACCGGTGCGCGCTGGCGCATCGGTCCTCGCGACCTCGCCGCCCTCAACCGTCGGGCGCGGCTGTTGAGCCGCCCGGATCCCGGCACGCGGGCAGCGGCCGTGCAGGGCGACCTGTTCGGCGCCGTGCCCGACGATTCGTCCGACGACGTGCCCGACGACGACGTGCCCCCGGTGCCGCAGCTCGAACCGGTCGGCATCGTCGAGGCCCTGGACGATCTCGGCCCGGCCGACGCCTACTCGGCCGAGGGACACCGCCGCCTCACCGCCCTCGCCGAGGAGCTGCGCCGGCTGCGGGCCCGCGTCGCCGGCCCGCTGCCCGATCTCGTCGCCGACGTCGAACGCACCATCGGCGTCGACGTCGAGGTCGCGGCGCGGCCCGACCGGCGCCAGGTCCTGCGTGCGCACCTCGACCGGCTGCTCGACGAGGCGGCCGACTTCGCGAACGAGGCCGACGAGGTCACCCTGACCGCGTTCCTCGCCTATCTCGCCGCGGCCGAGGAGGAGGAGCACGGGCTGGCGGCCGGTGAGGTCGTGGTCGAGTCCGAGCGGGTGCAGGTGCTCACCGTCCACGGGGCGAAGGGCCTCGAGTGGGACGTCGTCGCCGTCCCCGGTCTCGCCGATTCGATCTTCCCGGCCGAGCCACGCGCCATCGACTGGACCAAGACCCGTCAGGAGCTCCCGATCCCGTTGCGGGGCGACCGGCGGGACCTGCCCCCGCTGGAGCTGCGCACCGCCGAGACCCGCAAGGACGTCCGCGATCTCGTCGATGAGCACCACCACGGGCTGCGTGAACGGCATGCGCTCGAGGAGCGGCGGCTGGCCTACGTCGCGTTCACGCGGGCGCGGCACGTGCTGCTCGCCGCCACCTACGCCTGGGACGCGACCCAGGGCGAGCGGGTGCCGTCGGCGTTCGTGCAGGAGCTTCGCCCGCTCGCCGAGGTCGACGGCTGGTTCGAGGCCGACCCCGCGGCGGTGAACCCGCTGATCGCCGAGCCGCGTACCTCGCAGTGGCCGCTGGACCCCCTCGGCCCCTACCCCGGTGACCGCGGCGCGGGGCGCCGGGCGTCGGTCGCCGCGGGCGCGGGACTGGTCGACGCGGCGCGTCGCGGCGAACTGGCCGTCGCCGCGCACCCGGACGGGGTCGCGGCCGAGTGGCACGAGGACGTCGACCGGTTACTGCGCGAACGGGCCGCGCTCGCCCGTGGCGGGACGGTCGACGTCGCGCTGCCCGAGCAGTTATCGGTGTCGCAGCTGGTGGAGCTGCGCGCCGATCCCGACGACCTCGCCCGTCGCCTGCACCGCCCGTTGCCGCGCCCGCCGGCGCCGCTGGCCCGGCGGGGCACGGCGTTCCACACCTGGCTGGAGCAGCGTTGGGACCACCAGAGCCTGCTCGACATCGACGAGCTGCCCGGCGCGGCCGACGAGGGCAGCGACGACACCGACTTCGTCGAGCTGCGCGATCGCTTCGAGGCCAGTCGGTGGGCCGACCGCACGCCCGCGCACGTCGAGGTGCCCTTCGAGATGGCGCTCGACGGTTGCGTCGTGCGCGGTCGGATGGACGCGGTCTTCCGCTCCGACGACCCGGCGGACGACCCGGCGGCCGACGGGCCCGGCTCGTGGATCGTGGTCGACTGGAAGACCGGTCACCGTCCGAGCGGAGCGGCTGCCGCGGCGGCCGCCGTGCAGCTCGCCGCGTACCGGCTCGCCTGGGCGCGGCTGCGCGGCATTCCCGACGACGAGATCGCTCGGGTGCGCGCGGCCTTCCACTACGTGCGCGACGACGTCACCGTCGAACCGTCCGCGCTGCTGGACGCCGACGGTTTGCGGGCGCTGCTGCGAGGGGCGTGA
- a CDS encoding MCE family protein, with protein MSGRRRGTAALGGVALLVTLSGCGLGNGLYDAPLPGGADVGDHPYTVTVQLADARDLVPQAGVRVNDVPVGRVSSIDLDRTGKIAEVGVELNGSVRLPANAIASVQQTSLLGEKYIALAAPLTAAATGRLRDGDTVPVARTTNGVEIEQVFGALSLLLNGGGIGQLNDISRELNAFAGGHEQQIRTFFGSVQRVVGQLEQRSSSITRALDALATLSDSLRSQDARIRTVLRSLAPGIDVLAAQRRQLTTALTALNRLSRVTTATLDASKDDIIADLKALAPILRHLADAGAALPKSLQVLVTYPFSDGALAGIKGDYLNGYATVSLRTPGGSVYRPAAATRLPGSGPAQVATPAGLLPATSSAASGLPATLTLTPERTTPGSAATSRSGSSARRSTGTSSRSGSGGSSGSGSGSGSASGSKSGSGSASGSGSGSASGSTSAGTTSDAADGGGD; from the coding sequence ATGAGCGGCCGGCGCCGGGGAACCGCCGCGCTCGGCGGCGTGGCCCTGCTCGTCACGCTGAGCGGCTGCGGTCTCGGTAACGGTCTCTACGACGCGCCGCTGCCCGGCGGGGCCGACGTCGGCGACCACCCGTACACGGTGACCGTCCAGCTCGCCGACGCCCGCGACCTCGTCCCGCAGGCCGGCGTGCGCGTCAACGACGTGCCGGTCGGACGGGTCAGCTCCATCGACCTCGACCGCACCGGCAAGATCGCCGAGGTGGGCGTCGAGCTCAACGGCTCGGTGCGGTTGCCCGCCAACGCCATCGCCTCGGTGCAGCAGACGAGCCTGCTCGGCGAGAAGTACATCGCGCTGGCCGCTCCGCTCACCGCCGCGGCCACCGGGCGGCTGCGCGACGGCGACACCGTCCCCGTCGCCCGCACCACCAACGGCGTCGAGATCGAGCAGGTCTTCGGCGCGCTGTCGCTGCTGCTCAACGGTGGCGGCATCGGTCAGCTCAACGACATCAGCCGCGAGCTGAACGCCTTCGCCGGTGGGCACGAGCAGCAGATCCGCACGTTCTTCGGCAGCGTGCAACGCGTCGTCGGGCAGCTGGAACAGCGCTCGTCGTCGATCACCCGCGCCCTCGACGCGCTGGCCACGCTCTCGGACTCGCTGCGCTCGCAGGACGCGCGCATCCGCACCGTGCTGCGCTCGCTCGCCCCCGGCATCGACGTCCTCGCCGCGCAGCGCCGGCAGCTGACCACCGCGCTGACCGCGTTGAACCGGTTGTCGCGCGTGACGACGGCGACGCTCGACGCCAGCAAGGACGACATCATCGCCGATCTGAAGGCGCTGGCGCCGATCCTGCGCCACCTCGCCGACGCGGGCGCCGCGCTGCCGAAGTCGCTGCAGGTGCTCGTCACCTACCCGTTCAGCGACGGCGCGCTCGCCGGCATCAAGGGCGACTACCTCAACGGCTACGCCACCGTCTCGCTGCGCACGCCGGGGGGCAGCGTCTACCGGCCCGCGGCGGCCACCCGGCTGCCCGGGTCGGGACCAGCGCAGGTCGCGACCCCGGCGGGGCTGCTGCCGGCCACGAGCTCGGCGGCCTCGGGGCTGCCGGCGACGCTCACGCTCACCCCCGAGCGCACGACGCCGGGCAGTGCCGCGACGTCACGATCCGGTTCGTCGGCGCGGCGATCCACCGGGACGTCGTCGCGATCGGGCTCCGGCGGTTCGTCCGGATCGGGGTCCGGGTCAGGTTCGGCGTCCGGATCGAAATCGGGTTCCGGCTCGGCGTCCGGATCGGGGTCCGGCTCGGCGTCCGGGTCCACCTCGGCCGGTACGACGAGCGACGCCGCGGACGGAGGCGGTGACTGA
- a CDS encoding MCE family protein: MKSLTGPIVKSLVFVVVTVLATTLLALTITNGDTGGGRTYRAVFSDVTSLNTGDDVRMAGVRIGQVRSISIRNRREAVVSFSLPADRALAPTVTASIRYRNLIGQRYVALDQGAGSLTQPLTDGATIPLARTRNALDLTVLFNGFQPLFRALQPAQINKLSAEIIAVFQGEGPTIDNLLAQAGALTNTIADKDAVIGKVVTNLNAVLAAVNGRGDQLSTLIASLRRLVSGLSADRRSLGSAVTGLSGLTSDVADLLDQGRAPLKASIRSLGALSANLAGSSGALNSFLERLPTKLVTIGRTASYGSWLNFYLCSVGGRIPVPAGYGNVATTQYPAPPGVSPYPTIVNTAVNGGAPNPAGLVGVNPKTARCGA, from the coding sequence ATGAAGAGCCTGACCGGACCGATCGTCAAGAGCCTGGTGTTCGTCGTCGTCACCGTGCTGGCCACGACGCTGCTCGCGCTCACCATCACCAACGGCGACACCGGGGGCGGCCGTACCTACCGTGCCGTCTTCAGTGACGTCACCTCGCTCAACACCGGCGACGACGTCCGGATGGCGGGGGTGCGCATCGGGCAGGTGCGTTCCATCTCGATCCGGAACCGGCGCGAGGCCGTCGTGTCGTTCTCGCTGCCCGCCGACCGGGCCCTCGCGCCCACCGTCACCGCGTCGATCCGCTACCGCAACCTGATCGGCCAGCGCTACGTCGCACTCGACCAGGGCGCCGGGTCGCTCACGCAACCCCTGACCGACGGCGCCACGATCCCGCTCGCGCGTACCCGCAACGCACTCGACCTCACCGTGCTGTTCAACGGCTTCCAGCCGCTGTTCCGCGCGTTGCAGCCGGCGCAGATCAACAAGCTGTCGGCCGAGATCATCGCGGTCTTTCAGGGCGAGGGGCCGACCATCGACAACCTGCTCGCGCAGGCCGGCGCTCTCACCAACACCATCGCCGACAAGGACGCCGTGATCGGCAAGGTGGTCACCAATCTCAACGCCGTGCTGGCCGCCGTCAACGGGCGGGGCGACCAGCTCAGCACGCTCATCGCGTCGCTGCGGCGCCTGGTGTCCGGGCTCAGCGCCGACCGCCGCTCCCTGGGCTCGGCCGTGACCGGCCTGTCGGGGCTGACGAGCGACGTCGCCGACCTCCTCGACCAGGGTCGCGCCCCGCTCAAGGCCTCGATCCGGTCACTCGGCGCGCTGTCGGCCAACCTCGCCGGGTCGTCGGGGGCGCTGAACTCATTCCTGGAGCGGCTGCCCACCAAGCTCGTCACCATCGGCCGAACGGCGTCCTACGGCTCGTGGCTGAACTTCTATTTGTGCTCGGTGGGCGGCCGCATCCCGGTCCCGGCCGGGTACGGCAACGTCGCCACCACGCAGTACCCGGCGCCGCCGGGCGTCTCCCCCTACCCGACGATCGTCAACACCGCGGTCAACGGTGGAGCGCCGAACCCCGCCGGTCTCGTCGGCGTCAACCCGAAGACCGCACGGTGCGGCGCATGA
- a CDS encoding MCE family protein — protein MTVEPAPPATGARRTLGLVLVAAVVLGVLAGTWWWRTHRDGLEFRARFTSSVGVYPGSDVRVLGVPVGTVESVTPHGRYVTVAMELDPDRVVRADTYAVIISPNLVSDRYVQLTGAYDGGPRLRDGATIPLARTRTPVELDELARNLTSLTDALGPKGANATGSLARLLDVGAANLGGNGATLNGTIRRLSESGRTLGAARTDIFASIDRLARFTTTLKDHDAQLGSANRNLAAVSQTLSDDRETFGQALRELGTALALVQDFVRDNRAALRENVGRLRTVAGSLAAQRSSLAKALRTAPVLLQNFLNAYDPRTNTLRGRADLNELTVWASGGTSANTAATSSLTGSGAADAGGSGGTTPPAGLLPPNTSGGSR, from the coding sequence ATGACCGTCGAACCCGCTCCGCCGGCCACCGGTGCCCGCCGCACGCTCGGGCTCGTGCTCGTCGCCGCCGTCGTGCTCGGCGTGCTCGCCGGCACCTGGTGGTGGCGCACGCACCGCGACGGCCTCGAGTTCCGCGCCCGTTTCACGTCGTCGGTCGGCGTCTACCCCGGTTCGGACGTTCGCGTCCTCGGCGTGCCCGTCGGCACCGTCGAGTCCGTCACCCCGCACGGCCGGTACGTGACCGTCGCGATGGAGCTCGACCCCGACCGCGTCGTACGGGCCGACACCTACGCGGTCATCATCTCGCCCAACCTCGTCAGCGACCGGTACGTGCAGCTCACCGGGGCCTACGACGGCGGCCCACGGCTGCGCGACGGCGCCACCATCCCGCTCGCCCGCACGCGCACCCCGGTGGAGCTCGACGAGCTCGCCCGCAACCTGACGAGCCTGACCGACGCGCTGGGCCCGAAAGGCGCCAACGCCACCGGCTCGCTGGCGCGGCTGCTCGACGTGGGGGCGGCGAACCTGGGCGGCAACGGAGCGACGTTGAACGGCACGATCCGCCGGCTGAGCGAGTCCGGCCGCACCCTCGGCGCCGCCCGCACCGACATCTTCGCCAGCATCGACCGGCTCGCCCGCTTCACCACGACGCTGAAGGATCACGACGCCCAGCTCGGCAGCGCCAACCGCAATCTCGCCGCGGTGAGCCAGACGCTCTCCGACGACCGCGAGACCTTCGGGCAGGCGCTGCGCGAGCTCGGCACCGCGCTCGCGCTCGTCCAGGACTTCGTGCGCGACAACCGGGCGGCCCTGCGCGAGAACGTCGGCCGGCTGCGCACCGTCGCGGGCTCGCTCGCCGCGCAGCGCAGCTCGCTGGCCAAGGCGCTGCGCACCGCGCCGGTGCTGCTGCAGAACTTCCTCAACGCCTACGACCCGAGGACGAACACGCTGCGCGGGCGCGCCGACCTCAACGAGCTGACCGTGTGGGCATCGGGCGGGACGAGCGCGAACACCGCGGCCACGTCGTCGCTGACCGGTTCCGGCGCGGCCGACGCGGGTGGCTCCGGCGGCACGACCCCGCCCGCCGGGCTGCTGCCGCCGAACACGTCGGGGGGATCGCGATGA
- a CDS encoding MCE family protein, protein MKAFSERNPIAVAVVGLTALVAVVVAGLNADHLPLVGSGDTYAANFRDAGGLKSGDDVRVAGVKVGEVEDIDLVRRHVRVEFTVKDAWLGDRSTAAIRIKTLLGEEYVALDPQGSHALAEATPIPVARTTTPLDVSAALSGLARTTGGIDTAQLARGFDTLSSAFQNTPRSVHTALTGLSRLSKTIASRDEQLRRLAANASEVTGSLARSDRNIAALIGDGSLLLQELRQRSQAISGLLTGTRDLARQLSGFVRDNQAALAPALAQLSKVTTILTGNKRNLDAALRAIGPYYSMLTDATGSGRWVDVYLCGLFTKSGAPILDANAKRNCRPGTGS, encoded by the coding sequence ATGAAGGCCTTCAGCGAGCGCAACCCGATCGCGGTGGCCGTCGTCGGCCTCACCGCGCTCGTCGCGGTCGTCGTCGCGGGCCTGAACGCCGACCACCTGCCCCTCGTCGGCAGCGGCGACACCTATGCCGCCAACTTCCGTGACGCCGGCGGGCTCAAGAGCGGCGACGACGTCCGGGTGGCCGGGGTCAAGGTCGGCGAGGTCGAGGACATCGACCTCGTCCGCCGCCACGTCCGCGTCGAGTTCACGGTCAAGGACGCCTGGCTCGGCGATCGCAGCACCGCGGCCATCCGCATCAAGACCCTGCTGGGCGAGGAGTACGTGGCCCTCGACCCGCAGGGCAGCCACGCGCTGGCCGAGGCCACGCCCATCCCGGTCGCCCGCACCACCACTCCCCTCGACGTCAGTGCCGCGCTGAGCGGGCTCGCCCGCACCACCGGCGGCATCGACACCGCGCAGCTGGCCCGCGGTTTCGACACGCTCTCGTCCGCCTTCCAGAACACGCCCCGCTCGGTGCACACGGCGCTGACCGGGCTGTCGCGGTTGTCGAAGACGATCGCCTCGCGCGACGAGCAGCTGCGCCGCCTCGCCGCCAACGCCAGCGAGGTCACCGGTTCGCTGGCCCGCAGCGACCGCAATATCGCCGCCCTCATCGGCGACGGCAGCCTGCTGCTGCAGGAGCTGCGGCAGCGCAGCCAGGCCATCAGCGGGCTGCTCACCGGCACCCGCGATCTCGCCCGGCAGCTGTCCGGGTTCGTCCGCGACAACCAGGCCGCCCTGGCTCCCGCGCTGGCGCAGCTGTCCAAGGTCACCACGATCCTGACCGGCAACAAGCGCAACCTCGACGCGGCGCTGCGGGCGATCGGCCCGTACTACTCGATGCTCACCGACGCGACGGGCAGCGGCCGATGGGTGGACGTCTACCTGTGCGGGCTGTTCACGAAGTCCGGCGCACCCATCCTGGACGCCAACGCCAAGCGCAACTGCCGGCCCGGGACGGGGAGCTGA
- a CDS encoding MCE family protein has translation MSVRARDALIGLVYLLVIVALVLLSIAFFQHRFTDSVDVAARTSSIGSSLQDGSDVKVRGVLVGQVSDVTTDGDGARIAMQLDPDKARSLPANVTVQLLPKTLFGERYVNLALPATPQGHLRGGDTVRQDTSPHTVELERLFADLLPVLRAVQPEKLAATLGEVAAALRGRGAELGQTLQVVGHYLDGLAPHVPRLAEDLDRLASVADTYRTAAPDILRGLEAMTTTSRTLVDQRRHYGDLLASLTATGRTYGEFVGTNQQQIIGLSRNGRSPLRVTAHYASEFPCLSRALTAFVPRADKAFGAGSSRPGAKVTLRVVPPSKAYRAGDAPRYGADTGPRCPYTPATSLASTALADLPGVTGADTTAQRVDPKVAGMGSANSPQENRLIAELVAPTAGLAPAQYPRWASLALGPALRGTQVTLR, from the coding sequence ATGAGCGTCCGCGCCCGCGACGCGCTCATCGGGCTCGTCTACCTGCTCGTCATCGTCGCGCTCGTACTGCTGTCGATCGCGTTCTTCCAACATCGCTTCACCGACTCGGTCGACGTGGCGGCGCGCACCAGCAGCATCGGCAGCTCGCTGCAGGACGGGTCGGACGTCAAGGTGCGCGGCGTGCTCGTCGGGCAGGTCAGCGACGTCACCACCGACGGCGACGGCGCGCGGATCGCGATGCAGCTCGACCCCGACAAGGCGCGCTCGCTGCCGGCCAACGTCACCGTGCAGCTGCTGCCGAAGACGCTGTTCGGCGAGCGCTACGTCAACCTGGCGCTGCCCGCCACGCCGCAGGGCCACCTGCGCGGCGGCGACACCGTGCGCCAGGACACCTCCCCCCACACCGTCGAGCTCGAACGGCTCTTCGCCGACCTGCTGCCGGTGCTGCGCGCCGTCCAGCCCGAGAAGCTGGCCGCGACGCTGGGTGAGGTCGCGGCGGCGCTGCGTGGGCGCGGCGCCGAGCTGGGCCAGACGCTGCAGGTGGTGGGCCACTACCTCGACGGCCTCGCGCCGCACGTCCCGCGCCTCGCCGAGGACCTCGACCGGCTCGCGTCCGTGGCCGACACCTACCGCACCGCGGCACCGGACATCCTGCGCGGGCTGGAGGCCATGACCACGACCAGCCGCACCCTCGTCGACCAGCGGCGCCACTACGGCGACCTGCTCGCCTCGCTCACCGCCACCGGACGCACCTACGGCGAGTTCGTCGGCACCAACCAGCAGCAGATCATCGGGCTCTCGCGCAACGGTCGCTCGCCTTTGCGCGTCACCGCGCACTACGCCAGCGAGTTCCCCTGCCTCAGCCGGGCGCTCACCGCCTTCGTGCCGAGGGCCGACAAGGCGTTCGGCGCCGGCAGCTCGCGTCCCGGGGCCAAGGTCACGCTGCGCGTCGTCCCGCCGAGCAAGGCCTACCGCGCCGGCGACGCGCCGCGCTACGGCGCCGACACCGGGCCGCGCTGCCCGTACACGCCGGCCACCTCGCTGGCGAGCACGGCCCTGGCCGACCTGCCCGGCGTGACCGGAGCCGACACCACCGCGCAGCGCGTGGACCCGAAGGTCGCCGGCATGGGCAGCGCGAACTCGCCCCAGGAGAACCGGCTCATCGCCGAGCTCGTGGCCCCGACGGCCGGCCTCGCCCCGGCGCAGTACCCCCGCTGGGCCAGCCTCGCCCTCGGCCCGGCGCTGCGCGGAACGCAGGTGACGCTGCGATGA